Proteins found in one Plasmodium malariae genome assembly, chromosome: 13 genomic segment:
- the PmUG01_13059400 gene encoding Plasmodium exported protein, unknown function yields MKQKNKFLFFNIIAIFIFLSWVYYFNNENTFNISLNENCRHRKKLDTKIYRLLAKYKRNKDSSVVFVKVKVPIKEEYAEKDVFNKDEVLRRKNNQSGKHISNNIRDYELSRKKNSSVCTRRDSHFGKRIYDHIYYKNHVRFATNNDFKFLKSSKKRKINMLRALFIIYLPIVILNIAMIDFSSWN; encoded by the exons atgaaacaaaaaaataagtttctcttttttaatataattgctatctttatttttttaagttggGTATACTATTTTAACAATGAA aacaCATTTAACATATCTTTGAATGAAAACTGCAGACATcgtaaaaaattagatacaaaaatttatagaTTACTTGCAAAATATAAACGGAATAAGGATTCAAGTGTTGTATTTGTTAAAGTAAAGGTTCCAATTAAAGAAGAATATGCAGAAAAAGATGTATTTAACAAGGATGAAGtattaagaagaaaaaataatcagTCAGGTAAACATATATCCAATAATATCCGAGACTATGAACTAtctaggaaaaaaaattcttctGTATGCACAAGAAGAGATTCACATTTtggaaaaagaatatatgaccatatatattataaaaatcatGTTAGGTTTGCTACGAATAATGattttaagtttttaaaaagtagtaaaaaaagaaaaataaatatgttacgtgctttatttatcatatatctACCCATTGTAATACTAAATATTGCTATGATAGATTTTAGTAGTTGGAACTAG
- the PmUG01_13059600 gene encoding fam-m protein: MEQKINTTLFFKISAFMILSWICHFCCDTRTNNKLLIENWVPCKRLNTRSYRLLAKYKKNKDSNILDLKEDKPFNGEINKGKNRQSNRTLLNKAQYYTEVIDYENGMFDGKYFHFEKKLINKNDYDDLLEKKRRICDIDLKKIKFRKYRYGAFITFIFFLFAFGLPILQHFKYLKTAGDEIKTALNLQTVWSAVEGILKGAKEYFFLISFGILMVILSVSLLIGLYKLLINNEKYNKIKLMSELNE; this comes from the exons atggaacaaaaaattaataccaccttatttttcaaaatttctgCGTTTATGATTTTAAGTTGGATATGTCATTTTTGTTGTGATACA agaACTAATAACAAATTGTTAATTGAGAATTGGGTACCATGTAAAAGATTAAATACAAGAAGTTATCGTttactagcaaaatataaaaagaataaagatTCAAATATTCTAGATCTTAAAGAGGATAAACCATTCAATGGAGAGATtaacaaaggaaaaaacagaCAGTCTAATAGaactttattaaataaggcGCAGTACTATACAGAAGTTATAGATTATGAAAATGGGATGTTTGATGGTAAATActtccattttgaaaaaaaattaattaataaaaatgactATGATGATttacttgaaaaaaaaaggagaatttGTGAtatagatttaaaaaaaattaaattcagAAAATACAGATATGGAGCTTTTAtaactttcatttttttcttgttcgCATTTGGATTGCCAATATTACAACATTTTAAGTACTTGAAAACTGCAGGGGATGAAATTAAAACTGCATTAAATTTGCAAACAGTATGGTCAGCAGTAGAAGGTATCTTGAAGGGAGCGAAAGAAtactttttcttaatatcATTTGGGATATTAATGGTTATATTATCTGTCTCACTTCTAATAGGGTTATATAAGctcttaataaataatgaaaaatataataaaattaagttaatgtctgaattaaatgaataa
- the PmUG01_13059800 gene encoding Plasmodium exported protein, unknown function, with protein MIIFFIRAFIFSCLIWIFKYSVESNICDKTRNKELNINNILNIKYSRLLSSEIRASLEDKHKCLKEKIYDLKGKSTASFEKKPYALKQYNFFQEEDNESIYNDTYQEELNYFMPRKKPQNLVDFNVKHNLKEKSPTVKHYNNIQNNKNLHKSSKKLYSENDSSSDLISSSNKRNCIINKDKINAFINNQQKHPVKYAIAHALFMLILLVFFPLIICYTCFYISENA; from the exons atgatcattttttttattagagccttcattttttcctgtCTAATATGGATATTCAAATATTCTGTCGAG TCAAATATCTGCGATAAAACTCGGAACAAGGAATTGAacataaataacatattaaatattaaatatagcaGATTGTTAAGCAGTGAAATAAGAGCATCTCTGGAAGATAAacataaatgtttaaaagaaaaaatatatgatttaaaaggaaaaagtactgcatcatttgaaaaaaaaccATATGCATTAAAgcaatataacttttttcaaGAAGAAGATAATGAATCAATATACAATGATACATATCAAGAAGaattgaattattttatgccACGTAAAAAACCTCAAAATCTTGTAGATTTTAACgttaaacataatttaaaagaaaaatctcCTACAgtaaaacattataataatattcagAACAATAAAAACCTACACAAATCTTCAAAAAAGTTATACTCAGAGAATGATTCATCTTCAGACCTCATCAGCTCAAGTAATAAACGtaattgtattattaataaagataaaattaatgctTTTATAAACAATCAACAAAAACATCCAGTAAAATATGCAATTGCGCATGCCCTTTTTATGCTTATATTATTAGTGTTTTTTCCGttaattatttgttatacttgtttttatatatccgAGAATGcctaa